From Ignavibacterium sp.:
TTGTTATTCCGCGTTCTCTTTCAAGTTCAAGATCATCTAATATCTGATCTTTCGCTTCTCTTTCTGAAACTACTCCGGTTTTTTCCAGCAGACAATCTGCAATTGTTGATTTACCGTGATCTATATGAGCTATTATGCAAAAATTTCTAATGTTGTTCATCGTTTCCCTTAAATTCAATGCAAATATAATGATAAAATGAGAACCAAGATAAGACTGAAGATAAGCATCAACATTCAGTTTTTAGCTGAGCTTTGCTTTACTATTGTATCGTAGATAATACCTTCTCTCAAGGCATATTCGGAAAGTGTGATATTTTTTATTTCAAATAAATCGAAAACTGTTTTCAGAATAATTATTCCTGCAGGAATTATATCTACGCGCTTTAATTCCATACCCGGTAATGAAATTCTTTCAGCAGGAGTCTTTCGTCTGATAATTTCTTTATAAACAAAATTCAATTCATCAGAAGTGAATGTCATTTTGTTGATTGATTTTCTTTTTGGTTTATTGAATAACTCCTGAACAAGAATTGCTGCAGCTACAATTGTTCCTGATGCGCCAATCACCTGATCAATTTTCTTTTCGCTAATTAAATATTTGATATAGCTGATTTGTGCCTGAACATAAGATTGACAAGCTTCGACTGATTCTTTCTTGAGTATGAAATCGGGGAAAAACTTTTTGCTTAGACGAACCGCACCAATCTTAACACTTTCGGTTATGACAGGATTTCCTTTTTCAGCATAAATAAACTCAGAACTTCCACCGCCGATATCAATGCATAAAACATTTTTTTCTTTTACATCAATAGCATTCATAATTCCATAAAAAATAAGTCTTGCTTCAGTTCTTCCGTCAACGACTTCAATATCAATCCCAATTTTATCTCTGACTGCTTTAACAAACTTATCTTTATTCTCTGCTTCACGAACCGCACTTGTTGCAACAGCTCTGATTGAAGCTCCGTAGTGTTCTGCAAGCATTTTGTAATTTTTCAGAATGTCAATTGCTTTTTCAATTTCACCTTCTGAGATTACTGAAAGATCTTCACCTTTATGTGAACCAAGTCGAATGACTTCCCTTTGCTTATCAAGAAGTTTGAATGTGTTATCACTCTGAACTTCAACGATTACGAGATGGAAAGAATTCGTTCCAATATCGATTGCAGCAATTCTGTTATTAGTTTTCATCTTTTGCTCTGCTTTTAATAATTTGGCTTGCAAGCTCATAAACATCCTGAACTGTTATATCATCAATTAGTTCTGATTTACGAATAAAATGTTTATTAACACCAATCGGTGCCCAGTTATATGGATTTGTCGGACCGAACAAAGAAATCTGCGGAGTTTTAGTCGAACCTGCAATGTGCATAGTTCCTGTATCGTTTGTGATGAATAAATCTGCCTGAGAAATCAATGCAGCAACCTGAGATATTTCCATGTTTTTGAATACAGGCAGATGAATTTTTGATTTTGATTTGACATAATTCAATTCTTCATTATCAGCGTCACTTCCTGTAAGAAAGAAAGTGCAATTAAAGTTCTGATTCAGAAGTTCAATCAGTTCTACATATTTCTGCAATGACCATCTGTTCTGCGGTTTACCAGCACCAACATGAAGTCCAATAATAAATGATGAATTGTCTTTTTTAATTTCACTCAGAAATTTTTTTGCAACAGAGATGTCATCATCATCGAAATTAATTTCTGAACTGAAGTCATTTGTATCTATTCCAAATGGTCTTACTAGATCAAGAATTCTTTCTGCAACATGTGAATCGGGGTGTTTTCTCCAGTCAATGTTAATTCTTCTGTCAAAAAAGAACTGACTATCATTCAATTTTCCATCAAGAGATTTTGGCCCAACTCTAATTTTCGATTTGGAAATTCTTGCCAGAAGGTTACTTGTAAAAGAAATCGAAACAGTAACCGGAACAAAGACAACATCATATTCTTTGCGTAAGAGCTTTATTAATTTTATGAAATAATTCGGATTGAAAAGTTTTGATTTATCAAATACGAAAAGCTCTTTTATGAACCGGTTCTTTAATAGTCCTTTATAATTTTCTTTACTGAGAATTATTGTGATTGAAGAATCAGGATACTTTTCTTTGATAGCCCGAAGTAAAGATATACCAGCAAGTAAATCTCCAAGTTGATTATGCTGTCTTACAATTAATATTTCCTTTATTTCTCCGAGATCGTTTGAATGACTTTCAGGAACTTCGAAAAGTTTTTTTAGAAATGTGAGTAACAGGTTAGATAAAAAATTCTTCTTTGCCATTCATTTATTTTTTTTCTTTATCGTCCTTTATTTCGGTGTACTTTGCCTCTTCAACATCTTCATACTTTGATTTAACTCTTTTCTGTTCGCGAACTTTTGTTTTAACATCGCCTGAAGTGTAACCTTTGATAAAGTTTCTTACAATTCTGTAAACAAGAAAGAATAGCAGAAGGTATAGCAATAACCTTAACATTATAAAACTCTCCGTGTTTCAGGATTAAAGTATTCAATCAATCCTCTGTCTTCTCTAAAAATCTGCCGGAATAATTCTTCAAAATCATTTTCATTATTGACAAAATCAATTTCAGTTGAGTTGACAATCAAAAGAGGTGTCGCATTATAACGGAAGAAAAAATGATTGTAAGCTTCACTCAATTCTTCTATGTAACTTCTTGTCAGATTTTTTTCAACTGCTCTGCCGCGCTTTTTAATATTGAACATCAAACGATCAATACTTGATTGAAGAAACACAACCAAATCCGGTTTACGAAGAGTGCGGGCAAGCAAAGGATAAAGTGATTCGTATAATTTTAATTCATCACCTGTTAGATTGAGATAAGCAAATATTCTGTCTTTTTCAAAAATATAATCTGAAACAATGTAGTTTGAGAATAAATCCTCCTGTATAAGTTCTTCCTGTTGCTTAAATCGGTTTATGAGAAAAAACATCTGAGTCTGAAAAGCATATCTTCTTCTGTCATTATAAAATTTTTCGAGAAAAGGATTTGTTTCAAACTGTTCAAGAACTATTCTTGCATCAAGTCGTGCTTTTAGTTTTTTTGCAAGAGCAGTTTTACCGGCTCCAATTACACCTTCAACAGCAATGTACCGAAGTTCAGAGTTGTTATCCAATCTCTTTCTCCTCTTTTAAAATTTTTTCATCAATCTTTGAAATAATTGTTCTGTCTTTAATCTGATTCAAAAACTGTTTAACAGTCATTTTGTAAACAGGATGAATAATTTTATCATCAATTTCAGCTAATGGTAATAAAACAAAATCTCTTAAATGCATTCCCTTATGTGGCAAAGTTAAAACATCATCAGATAAAATTAAATCGTCAAATAAAAGAATATCGAGATCAATCTCACGAGGTCCCCAATGTGCTCTGTGAATTCTTCCAAGCATCAATTCAAACTTTTTCAGCAATTCAAAAAGTTTATATGGAGTTAAGACAGTTTGAATTTTAATCGCTGCATTATAAAAATTTTGCTGATTGTGATTCCCGAATGGTAAAGATTCATATAAAGATGAAACCGCAATTAACTCAATTCCTTCTGTCGCGTTAATCAGATTTACAGCTTTCCTGATGTTATCAATTCTGTTTCCTACATTGGAACCAATACCAATAAAAGCTGTATGTTGTTCGTGAGACATTATAAATCTTTTCTTTCTTTTATAACTTCTACTTCAACACAGTCAACAACGCCTCCAAGCGGAGGATTGTTTTTACGAATTCTTACAGCAACCTTGTTAATCGTCTGAAAGTTAATCAGTAGTTCATCGGCAATTCTCATTGCAAGTGCTTCAATCAGATAATATTTTTGTTCGAGAGCCATTCGATATAAAAACTTATAAACTTTATGATAATCTATTGTGTCAGTCAGCGAATCTTTGCGGGCAGCTTTTGAAAAATCCGTATAGATATCAACATCTGCTTCAAATTTACCACCGACACTTTGTTCTTCACTCCGAACTCCGTGATAACCATAGAATGTAGCTTTTTTAATCCGTATAATGTTTTCCATAAGAATCCTTTTTCGACAGTGCAAAGTTAAGAAATCTGTTTACAACAATTATCTAAATTTTTATTTCTTTTGCCTTCTGAAAAGCAATTCCATAAAGGTTTGCTATTAAAAGTCCGATGAGAACCATGGACGAACCAATCAGGTGCTGAGTTGTAAGAACTTCATTATAAAATATCCAACCAAGAATTAATGCAACTATCGGAGTTATGAAAGCAATCAATGAAAGTATAACAACATTAATCCGTTTCATTAGCCAATAGAATGCGGTGAAGGTAACCACACTTCCAAACAAAGCAAGATAAAGAACTGCAAAAATTCCTGCTTCGTGTAAAGAAACTCTTGACATATCTTCAGCGAGCAAACCAATCAATGTTCCTGCAATTCCTGCAATCAACATTGGAATAAAATTCATTGAAAGCGGATTGAGATGTTTACCATATTTTTTAAGTGTCACTGCAATGTATGCCTGCATTATTCCACTTAACATAACTGCGAACATTCCGAGCAGATAATCAGAAATTGTAAAAGAAAATGAATCAGAAAAAATGACTACTATTCCTGCAAATCCTAAAATCATTCCGATAGTTTTTCCGATTCCGATTTTTTCATTTGGAATCATAAAATAAGAAAAGATTGCAACGAAGAAAGGATAAACTCCAAATAGTACTGAAGCAAGTCCTGAAGGCACAAACTGCTCAGCCCAATAAACTAAGCCAAATGGAATTACAAATGATAAAAATCCCATTTGAAGATAAAGTTTTACCGACAACTTATCTTTTTGAAGAGTGATTCCTCTTAGTCTCATTACAATAAAAATTGCAATTGAAGCGATTATGAATCTTAATCCACCTGAAAGAAACGGAGTAAACGACTCAAGACTGATTCTTATTGCAAGCCAGGTTGAGCCCCAGATAAAACAAAGCAATAAATAAGTAAAAATTATTTTAAAGGTTTCTCTGTTCATTTCTTAATTGCAATCAATCCAAGTGACCTGCCGGATTTAACTCCATCGCGTCTGTATGAATGAAGAAGCTCATTATATTCAAAAGTACATAAATCAGATTTCTGAATGTTTGATGATGGTATTCCTCTTTTTATCAACATATCATAATTTGCACCAGCAACATCAAGGTAAAATTTGTTATTAATTAATTTCAAATATTTTCCGTCAAATTGTTCGGCAACTTCTTTACCTACTTCATAATTAACTTGTGATATTGACGGACCGATGTAGACAAATAAATTTTCAGGTTTACAGTTAAAATCGTTTAAAAGTATTTGTAATGTTTTATCAACAATTTTTTCTTTAGTACCACGCCAACCTGAATGAATGGCAGCAATTACTTTTAGCTTGAAATCATAAATGTAAACAGAAGTACAATCTGCTGCGGAGATTACCAAACCAAGATTAGTCTTATCAGTTATCATTGCATCGCTTTCACCACAAACACCAGGAGAATTGACTATTGTGATAATATCAGAATGAATTTGTCTTTGAAATGCAATATTACCGGAAGTTAATCCAAAATAATTAAAGAATGCTTCTCTGTTTTCACGGACTAGTTCTTCATCATCTCCGACAGAAAGAGATAAATTGAAAAAGTATGGTGATTTTCTGTCTAACCCAATTTTGGTGCTAAAGCCGCAAACTATTTCCGGAAATCTGTTGAAGATATATGGTTTTATTACGAACAATCTGAATCTTTCAAAAAATTGTGAGCAAATTTAACTGAAATCATGTTCTTCTTAAACTTTATGATAAGGCAAAGTAAAGAATAATTGAGTGAAATTTTAATTAGTGTTATATTAAGCAACCAATTTTTAGAATAAAGGAAACCGAATTGAAAATACTAGTATCAAACGATGACGGAATTGACTCAGCCGGAATACAGGCACTTGTAAAGTCGTTACGGGAAATTGCTGATGTTACTGTAGTTGCTCCTCATCAGGAACAAAGTGCAGTTGGACACGCAATCACAATGCAAACTCCGTTGAGAGTTTTTGAATATCATAAAGACGGAAAATTTTTTGGTTATGCTATTGATGGAACTCCTGCCGATTGTGTTAAAATCGGAATAAGAAATTTGATGACCGAACCGCCCGACTTAATGGTATCCGGAATAAATCATGGTTCAAATACTGCAATCAATATTATTTACTCGGGAACTGTTTCCGCAGCAAGAGAAGCAGCAATAATGGATGTGCCTTCAATTGCAATTTCAGTTACAAGTCATTCTGTTATGGATTTTACTTTTGCTGCAAAGGTTGCCAAAATGCTTGCACTTGAAGTTCATAAAAGAGGATTGCCAAAAGGCACAATGCTTAATGTAAATGTTCCCAACCTGCCTGAAGAAAAAGTTGCAGGAATTATTGTGACAAAGCAAGGAAAGTCGAAGTGGGATGATGTTTATGAGAAAAGAGTTGATCCTTATGGAAGAAATTATTATTGGCTTACAGGCAATCTTGTTGAAGTTGATCATTCGCTAGAATACGATCAGGCAGCGATAAGAAATAATTATGTTTCCGTAACTCCAATTCATTTCGATCTCACTGATTACAAAACTTTCGAAGAAATGAAACAATGGAAAATTGAAAATCTTCTGAATGCCAAAGCTCATCGAGATATTTCAAATTGACGCTTTTACTTCTGAACCATTTAGTGGAAATCCGGCTGCAGTTGTTCTTGATGATTTCTTAAAAGAATCTGAAATGAAAAGAATTGCTGCTGAAATGAATCTTTCAGAAACAGCTTTTCTTTCAAGTTCTGACAAAGCCGATTTTAACTTACGATGGTTCACTCCAAAGATGGAAGATAATTTATGTGGACACG
This genomic window contains:
- a CDS encoding glycosyltransferase family 9 protein; amino-acid sequence: MAKKNFLSNLLLTFLKKLFEVPESHSNDLGEIKEILIVRQHNQLGDLLAGISLLRAIKEKYPDSSITIILSKENYKGLLKNRFIKELFVFDKSKLFNPNYFIKLIKLLRKEYDVVFVPVTVSISFTSNLLARISKSKIRVGPKSLDGKLNDSQFFFDRRINIDWRKHPDSHVAERILDLVRPFGIDTNDFSSEINFDDDDISVAKKFLSEIKKDNSSFIIGLHVGAGKPQNRWSLQKYVELIELLNQNFNCTFFLTGSDADNEELNYVKSKSKIHLPVFKNMEISQVAALISQADLFITNDTGTMHIAGSTKTPQISLFGPTNPYNWAPIGVNKHFIRKSELIDDITVQDVYELASQIIKSRAKDEN
- a CDS encoding deoxynucleoside kinase, with protein sequence MDNNSELRYIAVEGVIGAGKTALAKKLKARLDARIVLEQFETNPFLEKFYNDRRRYAFQTQMFFLINRFKQQEELIQEDLFSNYIVSDYIFEKDRIFAYLNLTGDELKLYESLYPLLARTLRKPDLVVFLQSSIDRLMFNIKKRGRAVEKNLTRSYIEELSEAYNHFFFRYNATPLLIVNSTEIDFVNNENDFEELFRQIFREDRGLIEYFNPETRRVL
- the folK gene encoding 2-amino-4-hydroxy-6-hydroxymethyldihydropteridine diphosphokinase, translated to MSHEQHTAFIGIGSNVGNRIDNIRKAVNLINATEGIELIAVSSLYESLPFGNHNQQNFYNAAIKIQTVLTPYKLFELLKKFELMLGRIHRAHWGPREIDLDILLFDDLILSDDVLTLPHKGMHLRDFVLLPLAEIDDKIIHPVYKMTVKQFLNQIKDRTIISKIDEKILKEEKEIG
- the folB gene encoding dihydroneopterin aldolase gives rise to the protein MENIIRIKKATFYGYHGVRSEEQSVGGKFEADVDIYTDFSKAARKDSLTDTIDYHKVYKFLYRMALEQKYYLIEALAMRIADELLINFQTINKVAVRIRKNNPPLGGVVDCVEVEVIKERKDL
- a CDS encoding EamA family transporter, which gives rise to MNRETFKIIFTYLLLCFIWGSTWLAIRISLESFTPFLSGGLRFIIASIAIFIVMRLRGITLQKDKLSVKLYLQMGFLSFVIPFGLVYWAEQFVPSGLASVLFGVYPFFVAIFSYFMIPNEKIGIGKTIGMILGFAGIVVIFSDSFSFTISDYLLGMFAVMLSGIMQAYIAVTLKKYGKHLNPLSMNFIPMLIAGIAGTLIGLLAEDMSRVSLHEAGIFAVLYLALFGSVVTFTAFYWLMKRINVVILSLIAFITPIVALILGWIFYNEVLTTQHLIGSSMVLIGLLIANLYGIAFQKAKEIKI
- the pgeF gene encoding peptidoglycan editing factor PgeF; translated protein: MFVIKPYIFNRFPEIVCGFSTKIGLDRKSPYFFNLSLSVGDDEELVRENREAFFNYFGLTSGNIAFQRQIHSDIITIVNSPGVCGESDAMITDKTNLGLVISAADCTSVYIYDFKLKVIAAIHSGWRGTKEKIVDKTLQILLNDFNCKPENLFVYIGPSISQVNYEVGKEVAEQFDGKYLKLINNKFYLDVAGANYDMLIKRGIPSSNIQKSDLCTFEYNELLHSYRRDGVKSGRSLGLIAIKK
- the surE gene encoding 5'/3'-nucleotidase SurE, with the translated sequence MKILVSNDDGIDSAGIQALVKSLREIADVTVVAPHQEQSAVGHAITMQTPLRVFEYHKDGKFFGYAIDGTPADCVKIGIRNLMTEPPDLMVSGINHGSNTAINIIYSGTVSAAREAAIMDVPSIAISVTSHSVMDFTFAAKVAKMLALEVHKRGLPKGTMLNVNVPNLPEEKVAGIIVTKQGKSKWDDVYEKRVDPYGRNYYWLTGNLVEVDHSLEYDQAAIRNNYVSVTPIHFDLTDYKTFEEMKQWKIENLLNAKAHRDISN